One window from the genome of Microbacterium sulfonylureivorans encodes:
- a CDS encoding ATP-dependent DNA helicase, producing MPSPGPPVLSARVIAAALGQFPPTDEQTAVIEAPLAPALVVAGAGSGKTETMASRVVWLVANGIVRRDEVLGLTFTRKAAGELAERIQRRLARLAEFERMGLVAALPGLHGDGRLAVFGELERDGGEGARATLARHEAMRALAESVGAIPQDAEDDALLHRPTVSTYNSFADQIVREHAVRIGRDAEAAVLSESAAWLLMRRVVFASDDPRLEGRAEAVRSIIDAALRIARDGVDNLADLDEVAAFPDGFRRVLALPSTNARTVVYADVAEAEEKVGALALLADLARDYAAEKRRIGVIDFSDQVAGALEVVASHTAVADELRDRYRVVLLDEYQDTSVVQTDLLAALFAGTGVMAVGDPHQAIYGWRGASAGNLGGFPAAFSPSGACAHYALLTSWRNSADVLKAANAVLAPLAASAAVPVQELRPRPGAPSGAVETVFEADLDSEADRVAGWFGRVRGERARAGLSTTGAILFRSKKHMVRFGDALGRRGIPHRILGLGGLLSTPEVVDVVSALRVVSDPGAGSALIRLLSGPRWSIGLPDLRELAALARRIARHDAALQPLAPEIVEQIRSGAGDDDGSLVDALDFVLRHKPDHGWLAAFTAEARERLREAGAVFAGLRQAVGMPIPELVRLVEIELRLDVELAANEARGPARIASAQLRAFVDELHAFLAADESGSLPSLLAWLDHAEQLDEFAPRTEPPEDDVVQLLTIHGSKGLEWDAVAVVRLVKDELPSAPRDTKGWLGFGVLPYAFRGDSAWLPELGWRGAETQQELKSAFEDFVAANRARQLAEDRRLAYVAVTRARDHLLLTGSSWSGTKRARERSTFYAEIAEALGHEVPLDEPGDNPYLGERRVMQWPIDPLGSRRAAVEHAASVVEAALDAPRADPDPDVALLIAEREARRQPSVQAAPTRIAASRYKEFVADYAGTVAAIARPLPERPFRQTRLGTLFHAWVEQRSGGVGLGGSIDDALWEADDELPGTESSVEDAAALDELRVRFLASEWASLRPLEVETEIDFTATDLDGRPHVVICKLDAVYRRDDRGGRIEIVDWKTGAAPRTDAERGERMLQLELYRRAYHAKHGVPLDQIDVALYYVAEDLVLRG from the coding sequence GTGCCTTCGCCGGGGCCGCCGGTGCTCTCGGCGCGTGTCATCGCGGCCGCGCTGGGTCAGTTCCCGCCGACCGACGAGCAGACGGCGGTGATCGAGGCTCCGCTCGCGCCGGCGCTCGTGGTGGCCGGAGCCGGCAGCGGAAAGACGGAGACCATGGCGTCGCGCGTGGTCTGGCTCGTCGCGAACGGGATCGTCCGGCGCGACGAGGTGCTGGGGCTGACCTTCACGCGCAAGGCTGCGGGCGAGCTCGCCGAGCGGATCCAGCGCCGCCTCGCGCGCCTGGCAGAGTTCGAGCGGATGGGTCTCGTCGCGGCGCTGCCCGGGCTCCACGGCGACGGGCGGCTCGCTGTGTTCGGCGAACTCGAACGCGACGGCGGCGAGGGGGCGCGGGCGACCCTCGCCCGGCACGAGGCGATGCGCGCCCTCGCGGAGTCGGTCGGCGCGATCCCTCAGGACGCTGAGGACGATGCACTGCTGCACCGCCCGACCGTGTCGACCTACAACAGCTTCGCCGACCAGATCGTGCGCGAGCACGCCGTGAGGATCGGACGGGATGCCGAGGCCGCGGTGCTCTCGGAGTCGGCGGCGTGGCTGCTCATGCGGCGGGTGGTGTTCGCCTCCGACGATCCACGCCTGGAGGGGCGTGCCGAGGCCGTCCGCAGCATCATCGACGCGGCGCTGCGCATCGCCCGCGACGGCGTCGACAACCTCGCCGATCTCGATGAGGTCGCCGCGTTCCCCGACGGGTTCCGCCGCGTGCTGGCGCTTCCGTCGACGAACGCACGCACCGTCGTCTACGCCGACGTGGCGGAGGCCGAGGAGAAGGTCGGCGCGCTCGCGCTGCTGGCCGACCTCGCCCGCGATTACGCCGCCGAGAAGCGCCGGATCGGCGTGATCGACTTCTCCGATCAGGTCGCCGGAGCACTCGAGGTCGTCGCGAGCCACACCGCGGTGGCCGACGAGCTCCGCGATCGCTACCGCGTCGTGCTGCTGGACGAGTACCAGGACACCTCGGTGGTGCAGACCGACCTCCTCGCCGCGCTCTTCGCGGGCACGGGGGTGATGGCGGTAGGCGATCCCCATCAGGCGATCTACGGCTGGCGGGGTGCCAGCGCGGGCAACCTGGGGGGATTTCCGGCCGCCTTCTCGCCGTCGGGCGCCTGCGCGCACTATGCCCTGCTGACGAGCTGGCGAAACAGCGCCGATGTCCTGAAGGCCGCCAACGCGGTGCTCGCCCCGCTCGCCGCCTCGGCCGCCGTCCCCGTGCAGGAGCTTCGGCCGCGCCCGGGCGCGCCGTCCGGCGCGGTCGAGACGGTCTTCGAGGCCGACCTCGACTCCGAGGCCGATCGCGTCGCCGGGTGGTTCGGCCGGGTCCGAGGCGAACGGGCGCGCGCCGGCCTTTCCACGACGGGCGCGATCCTGTTCCGCAGCAAGAAGCACATGGTCCGCTTCGGAGATGCGCTGGGCCGACGCGGCATCCCGCACCGCATCCTGGGGCTCGGCGGACTCCTCTCCACCCCGGAGGTGGTCGATGTCGTGAGCGCGCTGCGCGTCGTGAGCGACCCCGGTGCCGGGTCGGCCCTCATCCGGCTGCTGTCAGGACCGCGCTGGTCGATCGGCCTCCCCGACCTGCGCGAGCTCGCGGCGCTGGCCCGGCGCATCGCCCGGCACGACGCGGCCCTGCAGCCGCTTGCACCCGAGATCGTGGAGCAGATCCGCTCGGGAGCCGGAGACGACGACGGCTCCCTCGTCGACGCGCTCGATTTCGTGCTGCGGCACAAGCCCGATCACGGCTGGCTCGCGGCGTTCACCGCGGAAGCGCGCGAGCGACTCCGTGAGGCGGGTGCCGTGTTCGCGGGTCTGCGGCAGGCGGTGGGGATGCCGATCCCCGAGCTCGTCCGCCTGGTCGAGATCGAGCTGCGGCTCGATGTCGAGCTCGCCGCGAATGAGGCCCGCGGTCCCGCCCGCATCGCCTCGGCGCAGCTGCGCGCGTTCGTCGACGAGCTGCATGCGTTCCTCGCGGCCGACGAGTCAGGATCGCTCCCGAGCCTGCTCGCGTGGCTCGACCACGCCGAGCAGCTCGACGAGTTCGCGCCCCGCACCGAGCCCCCCGAAGACGACGTGGTCCAGCTGCTGACGATCCACGGCTCGAAGGGCCTCGAGTGGGACGCCGTGGCGGTGGTGCGCCTCGTGAAGGACGAACTGCCCAGCGCGCCGCGCGACACGAAGGGCTGGCTCGGGTTCGGCGTGCTCCCGTACGCCTTCCGCGGCGACTCCGCCTGGCTTCCCGAACTGGGGTGGCGGGGGGCCGAGACGCAGCAGGAGCTCAAGTCCGCGTTCGAGGACTTCGTGGCGGCGAACCGCGCGCGCCAGCTCGCCGAGGACCGCCGTCTGGCCTACGTCGCCGTCACTCGGGCGCGCGATCACCTTCTCCTCACCGGCTCGAGCTGGTCGGGCACGAAGCGCGCGCGCGAGCGCAGCACGTTCTACGCGGAGATCGCCGAGGCGCTCGGACATGAGGTTCCGCTCGACGAGCCGGGCGACAACCCCTACCTGGGCGAGCGGCGGGTCATGCAGTGGCCCATCGACCCCCTCGGATCGCGCCGCGCCGCAGTGGAGCACGCCGCATCGGTCGTCGAGGCGGCGCTCGACGCGCCCCGCGCCGATCCCGATCCGGACGTGGCGCTCCTGATCGCCGAGCGCGAGGCGCGGCGGCAGCCGTCGGTCCAGGCGGCGCCCACGCGCATCGCCGCGTCGCGGTACAAGGAGTTCGTCGCGGACTACGCCGGCACCGTCGCCGCCATCGCGCGCCCGCTGCCGGAGCGCCCGTTCCGTCAGACGCGCCTCGGGACGCTGTTCCACGCCTGGGTCGAGCAGCGTTCGGGGGGCGTCGGCCTCGGCGGGTCGATCGACGACGCTCTGTGGGAGGCCGACGACGAGCTCCCCGGCACCGAGTCGTCGGTCGAGGACGCCGCCGCGCTCGACGAGCTGCGGGTACGGTTCCTCGCGTCGGAATGGGCGTCGCTGCGTCCCCTCGAGGTCGAGACCGAGATCGACTTCACGGCGACCGACCTCGACGGGCGACCACACGTCGTGATCTGCAAGCTCGACGCCGTGTACCGGCGCGACGACCGCGGCGGGCGCATCGAGATCGTCGACTGGAAGACCGGCGCGGCGCCGCGCACCGACGCCGAAAGAGGCGAGCGGATGCTCCAGCTCGAGCTCTACCGGCGGGCTTACCACGCGAAGCACGGCGTCCCTCTGGACCAGATCGACGTCGCGCTGTACTACGTCGCCGAAGACCTCGTGCTGCGCGGCTGA